A single region of the Oncorhynchus gorbuscha isolate QuinsamMale2020 ecotype Even-year unplaced genomic scaffold, OgorEven_v1.0 Un_scaffold_2013, whole genome shotgun sequence genome encodes:
- the LOC124024819 gene encoding uncharacterized protein LOC124024819, which produces MFPFSPGYDHRALSQSLDLPVCVVDDHLTSEAVNEMEQSNSTRSRATSVMETTEEGKLNNVEHLTLMDFLQNLTEKQWRGIREGMFDPLTKQQLAGLCLRIVQFLSDKLMQIIIPGLYELLGIQDAASSPLSQRSLSASLTSLLDDKTNTKSRVRFTEAGVPKRPGSRKSYNSFRIPTPYPSSNCVEQEEEEEQESQLKFKEIYLTKGCLGSGSYLPNGAMRTLTSLSDVQKKTTNSETLQVLLGVSEDTL; this is translated from the exons ATGTTTCCATTCTCTCCTGGTTATGACCATAGAGCCTTGTCCCAGTCTCTAgacctgcctgtctgtgtggtggATGACCACCTGACCTCTGAAGCTGTCAATGAGATG GAGCAGAGCAATTCTACCAGGAGCAGAGCAACCTCAGTGATGGAAACCACAGAAGAGGGGAAGCTCAACAATGTAGAACATCTGACACTTATGGACTTCCTTCAAAACCTAACTGAGAA GCAATGGAGGGGGATTCGTGAGGGCATGTTTGACCCG CTGACAAAACAACAGCTTGCCGGCTTGTGTCTGAGGATTGTCCAGTTTTTATCGGACAAGCTGATGCAGATCATCATCCCAGGTCTTTACGAACTACTGGGCATCCAAGATGCTGCCTCCTCTCCATTGTCACAGAGATCTCTCTCAGCGTCACTCACCAGTCTGTTAGACGATAAGACTAACACCAAGTCCCGCGTGAGATTTACTGAGGCTGGTGTACCTAAGAGGCCAGGCAGTCGAAAGTCTTACAATAGCTTTCGCATCCCGACTCCCTACCCTTCCTCCAACTGTgtggagcaggaagaggaagaagagcagGAATCACAACTTAAGTTCAAGGAGATTTACCTGACTAAGGGCTGTCTGGGCAGTGGAAGCTACCTGCCCAATGGGGCCATGAG gactctaacctctctgtctgatGTGCAGAAGAAAACAACCAACTCTGAGACACTACAAGTCCTCTTAGGTGTCTCAGAGGACACCCTTTAA